A genomic window from Hydrogenispora ethanolica includes:
- a CDS encoding sigma-54-dependent transcriptional regulator produces the protein MTGRRVILVVDDEAGMRESLCEILARDGYANLTAGDGWQAIQLVQEKPVDLVLLDIKMPGLDGIETLKRIKALHEQLPVVMVTGYGTIESAVQAMKYGAKDYITKPFVISNLRNVITENLKPPAAAATSSSSGPYEGIIGQSPAMKRLFQTLAKVIASEATVLIMGESGTGKELVARAIHREGPRKERPFIGINCAAIPENLLESELFGYEKGAFTGAVARRIGKFEQADGGTLFLDEIGDMNLATQAKILRVLEERELVRLGAVNSVKINVRIIAATNKDLLEAVNAGSFREDLYYRLNVVPLLMPALRERKEDVPLLVKHFLLKYSEEYSKPMKSIPPQWLEMLKNYHWPGNVRELRNIVERIVVLGEKGFNLEEQLNLEENPPPAVETAQMSLKLTDKQEQEKIQAALEMARWNKTRAAEILEISRKSLYEKMAKYGLL, from the coding sequence ATGACGGGACGTCGGGTAATTTTGGTAGTGGATGACGAGGCGGGAATGCGCGAAAGCCTTTGTGAAATTTTAGCCCGGGATGGATACGCCAATCTGACCGCCGGAGACGGCTGGCAAGCGATCCAACTCGTTCAAGAGAAACCGGTAGACCTTGTGTTACTGGACATTAAGATGCCGGGCCTGGACGGCATTGAGACGCTCAAGCGGATCAAGGCCCTCCATGAGCAGTTGCCGGTGGTCATGGTCACCGGCTACGGCACTATCGAAAGCGCGGTCCAGGCCATGAAGTATGGCGCCAAGGACTATATCACCAAACCGTTTGTGATCAGCAATTTACGCAACGTAATCACGGAAAATCTGAAGCCGCCCGCGGCGGCGGCAACCAGTTCCTCGTCGGGACCCTATGAAGGGATCATCGGGCAGAGTCCGGCGATGAAACGGTTGTTTCAGACTCTCGCCAAAGTCATCGCGAGCGAAGCGACCGTGCTGATCATGGGAGAGAGCGGCACCGGCAAGGAACTGGTGGCCCGGGCCATTCACCGGGAAGGTCCCCGGAAAGAGCGGCCGTTCATCGGGATTAATTGCGCCGCGATCCCCGAGAACCTGCTCGAGAGCGAGCTGTTCGGCTACGAGAAAGGGGCCTTCACCGGCGCGGTTGCCCGGCGTATCGGCAAGTTCGAACAGGCCGACGGCGGCACGCTCTTTTTGGATGAGATCGGTGATATGAACCTAGCCACCCAGGCCAAGATATTGCGGGTGCTGGAAGAAAGGGAATTGGTCCGCCTCGGCGCGGTCAATTCCGTGAAAATCAATGTCCGGATCATCGCCGCTACCAACAAAGATCTGCTGGAAGCGGTAAACGCCGGTTCCTTCCGGGAGGATCTGTATTACCGGCTCAACGTCGTGCCGTTGTTAATGCCCGCGCTGCGCGAGCGCAAAGAGGATGTTCCGTTGCTGGTCAAACACTTTTTGCTGAAATACAGCGAGGAATATAGCAAACCCATGAAAAGCATCCCGCCGCAGTGGCTGGAGATGCTCAAGAATTATCATTGGCCCGGCAACGTCAGGGAATTGCGGAATATCGTCGAGCGCATCGTGGTCCTGGGGGAGAAAGGCTTCAATCTCGAAGAACAGTTGAACCTGGAAGAGAATCCGCCGCCAGCCGTTGAAACGGCCCAGATGTCGTTGAAATTGACAGACAAGCAAGAACAGGAGAAGATCCAGGCCGCGTTGGAGATGGCCCGCTGGAATAAGACCCGGGCGGCCGAGATTCTGGAGATCAGCCGAAAATCTTTATACGAAAAGATGGCGAAGTACGGATTGCTGTAA
- a CDS encoding nitroreductase family protein gives MASDFYAAIQNRRSIYGIGKDPAVADEKILERIRQAVKYTPTSFNSQTGRAVLLLNEHHHKLWDLTEGALRKVVPPEDFAPTAEKIASFRNGYGTILFFEDQTIVANLQNQFPLYQDNFPVWSQQSSGILQYIVWTALELEGLGASLQHYNPLIDDQVKKEWRIPEAWKLIAQMPFGKPTAPAGEKGFMPLEERVLVFK, from the coding sequence ATGGCCAGCGACTTTTACGCGGCTATCCAGAACCGTCGCAGTATTTATGGGATCGGCAAGGATCCGGCCGTGGCCGATGAGAAAATTCTGGAGCGCATCCGGCAAGCGGTTAAGTATACCCCGACGTCGTTCAATTCTCAAACCGGACGGGCCGTCCTGTTGTTGAATGAACATCATCATAAATTATGGGATCTCACGGAGGGAGCCTTGCGCAAGGTCGTCCCACCGGAGGATTTCGCGCCGACGGCGGAGAAGATCGCCTCCTTCCGGAACGGTTACGGAACGATCTTGTTCTTCGAGGACCAAACTATCGTGGCGAACCTGCAAAATCAATTCCCGCTTTATCAAGATAACTTCCCGGTCTGGTCCCAGCAGTCCTCGGGAATTCTGCAGTATATCGTCTGGACGGCGTTGGAACTGGAAGGGCTGGGCGCTTCCCTGCAGCACTACAATCCGCTCATCGACGACCAGGTGAAAAAGGAGTGGCGGATTCCGGAGGCTTGGAAACTCATCGCCCAGATGCCCTTCGGGAAGCCCACCGCGCCCGCCGGCGAAAAAGGCTTCATGCCGCTGGAAGAGCGGGTACTGGTGTTCAAATAA
- the amrA gene encoding AmmeMemoRadiSam system protein A, protein MIHLGALVPHPPLIVPGVGRESERAKVGETIRALGEVDRLLAEDPPETLVVFTPHGTVYSDAVVIYADGELTGDLRQFGVQQDWRWENDPELVERIAAVGRTAGLPVYPLPQREAARGRDAGLDHGVLVPLSFFDPSWAARARLVVIPLSFLPLEELYRFGTAVAEAAGQLGRKTAIIASGDLSHCLQPGAPAPYDPRGAEFDRKLMELLREEDIARFFRLDPVLVEKAAECGFRSLIMLLGTFDAKEFRVKVHSYQGPFGVGYGVATFHPTGASRESLVPELFGQRAAAVAARRAAESPLVRYARRVVEAHVRKQPLPQPEELDDYAAERAGVFVSLKKHGQLRGCIGTIEPTQANLAAEIRQNAISAASHDHRFDPVEPEELADLTYSVDVLQAAEAIDGPDQLDPDRYGVIVSRGGRRGLLLPNIEGVETAAEQVAIAKRKAGIGADEPVQLERFEVVRYY, encoded by the coding sequence ATGATCCATTTGGGCGCGTTGGTGCCTCATCCGCCGTTAATCGTGCCCGGGGTGGGCCGGGAATCGGAGCGGGCCAAAGTCGGGGAGACCATCCGGGCCTTGGGTGAGGTCGACCGGCTGCTCGCGGAGGATCCGCCGGAGACTCTGGTGGTTTTCACTCCGCACGGCACGGTTTACTCCGATGCGGTGGTGATTTATGCCGATGGCGAGCTGACCGGCGATCTGCGTCAATTCGGAGTTCAACAGGATTGGCGCTGGGAGAATGATCCGGAGCTGGTGGAGCGGATCGCCGCTGTCGGGCGTACGGCCGGCTTGCCGGTATATCCGCTGCCGCAACGGGAGGCGGCGCGTGGCCGGGACGCCGGATTGGACCACGGCGTGCTGGTGCCCCTTTCTTTCTTTGATCCGTCCTGGGCCGCCCGGGCCAGACTGGTGGTCATTCCCTTGAGTTTTCTGCCCTTGGAGGAGTTGTACCGGTTTGGAACGGCCGTGGCCGAGGCCGCCGGACAACTGGGCCGGAAAACGGCCATCATCGCCAGCGGCGACCTGTCCCACTGCCTGCAGCCCGGAGCGCCCGCGCCCTATGACCCGCGCGGCGCCGAATTCGACCGGAAGCTCATGGAGCTGTTGCGGGAGGAGGACATCGCCCGCTTTTTCCGGCTCGATCCGGTCCTGGTGGAGAAGGCGGCCGAATGCGGCTTCCGGAGCTTGATTATGCTATTGGGGACCTTCGACGCGAAGGAATTTCGGGTGAAGGTCCATAGTTATCAGGGGCCGTTCGGCGTGGGCTACGGCGTCGCGACCTTTCATCCCACCGGAGCGTCCCGGGAAAGCCTGGTCCCGGAGCTGTTCGGGCAGAGAGCGGCGGCGGTGGCGGCGCGCCGCGCCGCGGAGAGCCCGCTGGTCCGGTACGCCCGGCGGGTGGTGGAGGCCCATGTCCGGAAGCAACCCTTGCCGCAACCGGAAGAGTTGGACGATTATGCAGCCGAACGGGCCGGGGTCTTCGTCTCGCTGAAAAAACACGGCCAACTCCGGGGTTGCATCGGGACCATCGAACCGACCCAAGCGAACCTGGCGGCGGAGATCCGCCAGAATGCCATCTCGGCCGCCAGCCACGATCACCGTTTCGACCCGGTCGAACCGGAAGAACTGGCCGATCTGACCTATAGCGTCGATGTCCTGCAAGCGGCCGAAGCCATTGACGGTCCGGACCAGCTGGATCCCGATCGCTATGGCGTGATCGTCAGCCGGGGCGGCCGTCGGGGCTTGCTTCTGCCGAATATCGAAGGGGTGGAGACCGCGGCGGAGCAAGTGGCGATCGCCAAACGCAAGGCGGGGATCGGCGCCGACGAACCGGTTCAGTTGGAGCGGTTTGAAGTCGTTCGGTATTATTGA
- a CDS encoding sugar ABC transporter ATP-binding protein has protein sequence MSDTILMLEKIVKDFPGVRALNNVSLDVKRGEVLALVGENGAGKSTLMKVISGVIRPDHGTIILNGKKVQIKSPQHAQELGISIIHQEFNLIPHLSVAENVYLGREPGRSLKGFIDWPKLYRDTEALLQELDIDLDVKTPIYKLSVAYQQMVEIAKALSVNADVIIMDEPTATLTQHEIENLFRIINSLKQKDVTTIYISHRLEELFIISDRVTVMRDGCTVGSLITREADRKKLIAMMVGRDFQDEFPKRTCTAGEIALSVRHLSNSKLRDVSMEFHRGEVVGISGLVGAGRTEFARAVFGVDPVAVGEIEVFGKKVHFKCPKDAIEAGIGLVPEDRKLQGLVLKMSVSENLTFAALEEIMNGCFFHWSKERETVDHYVRDLRIKTPGPKQQVVNLSGGNQQKVVLAKWLFVGSKILFLDEPTRGVDVGAKREIYQIINHLAEQGIAVILISSELPEIIGMSDRIYVMHEGRVKAMLPGGQTTEQQILTYATGGEKI, from the coding sequence ATGTCAGATACAATTCTAATGCTGGAGAAGATCGTCAAAGACTTTCCCGGCGTCCGGGCCTTAAATAATGTCTCGTTGGATGTGAAACGCGGGGAAGTGTTGGCTCTGGTCGGCGAGAACGGAGCCGGCAAATCAACCTTGATGAAAGTGATCTCCGGAGTCATCCGGCCGGATCACGGAACCATTATTTTGAACGGCAAAAAAGTACAGATCAAATCGCCGCAACACGCCCAAGAACTTGGGATTAGCATTATCCATCAGGAATTTAACTTGATCCCGCATCTGAGTGTGGCTGAAAACGTTTATCTGGGCCGGGAGCCCGGCCGTTCGCTCAAAGGTTTTATCGATTGGCCAAAATTATATCGGGATACGGAAGCTCTGTTGCAAGAGCTGGATATAGATCTGGATGTCAAAACCCCCATTTACAAGCTGAGCGTCGCCTATCAACAAATGGTGGAGATCGCCAAGGCGTTGTCCGTCAATGCCGATGTGATCATCATGGATGAGCCCACCGCCACGCTCACGCAGCATGAGATCGAAAATCTTTTCCGGATTATCAATTCCCTGAAGCAGAAAGACGTTACCACGATTTATATATCGCACCGGCTGGAAGAGTTGTTCATCATCTCCGACCGGGTTACCGTGATGCGGGACGGTTGCACCGTGGGCAGCTTGATCACCCGAGAGGCGGACCGGAAAAAGCTGATTGCGATGATGGTCGGCCGGGATTTTCAGGATGAATTTCCCAAACGGACCTGCACGGCCGGGGAGATTGCCCTGTCGGTCAGGCATCTCTCCAATTCCAAGCTGCGCGATGTCAGCATGGAGTTTCACCGTGGCGAGGTGGTCGGAATCTCCGGCCTGGTCGGTGCCGGCCGCACCGAATTCGCCCGGGCGGTCTTTGGCGTCGATCCCGTGGCGGTCGGGGAGATCGAGGTTTTTGGCAAAAAAGTCCATTTCAAATGTCCGAAAGACGCGATCGAGGCCGGCATCGGCTTGGTCCCGGAAGACCGCAAGCTGCAAGGACTGGTCCTCAAGATGAGCGTCAGCGAGAACCTGACCTTCGCCGCACTGGAAGAGATCATGAACGGCTGTTTCTTTCACTGGTCCAAGGAACGGGAGACCGTCGATCATTATGTGCGGGATTTGCGGATCAAGACCCCCGGCCCCAAACAGCAAGTCGTCAATTTGAGCGGCGGCAATCAGCAAAAGGTGGTCCTCGCCAAATGGCTGTTTGTCGGGAGCAAGATCCTGTTTCTGGATGAGCCGACCCGGGGCGTGGACGTGGGAGCGAAACGGGAGATCTATCAGATCATCAATCACCTGGCGGAACAGGGAATCGCGGTGATTCTCATCTCCTCGGAGCTGCCGGAGATCATCGGGATGAGCGACCGGATCTATGTGATGCATGAAGGCAGAGTCAAAGCGATGCTCCCCGGCGGGCAGACCACGGAACAGCAGATATTAACCTATGCAACTGGAGGCGAAAAGATATGA
- a CDS encoding ABC transporter permease: MNQPNVAFEKGVKNLKGLLEKREAGALLGLLLMCIAISFISDFFFTFSNLINIARQVSLNAIIAVGMTLVILTGGIDLSVGSIVALSGTVAASLMVNGHSLWVGILAGLAIGIVAGLINGLTITRFKVPPIITTLAMMTAARGIALVYTNGYPISNLPESFVFLGRGYLGPIPVPAIVMIVVYVLGYILLTQMKIGRYIYGLGGNEEAVHLSGINVNRTKILVYMLCGLASAISGLILASRLNSGQPLAGTGFEMDAIAAVVLGGASISGGEGTIAGTLIGALIINVLNNGLNLMNVNPYSQMIVKGLVLAAAVAIRTRKGKAK, from the coding sequence ATGAACCAACCCAATGTGGCTTTTGAAAAGGGCGTCAAGAATCTCAAAGGTTTGCTGGAAAAAAGGGAAGCCGGGGCGCTATTGGGCCTGCTCCTCATGTGCATCGCCATCTCCTTTATCAGCGATTTCTTTTTCACCTTTTCCAACCTGATCAACATCGCCCGTCAGGTCTCCTTGAACGCCATCATTGCCGTGGGTATGACGCTGGTCATTCTCACCGGCGGGATCGATCTGTCGGTCGGTTCCATCGTGGCCTTATCCGGAACCGTGGCCGCGAGCCTGATGGTGAATGGGCATAGTCTCTGGGTGGGGATCCTCGCCGGACTGGCGATTGGGATTGTCGCCGGCCTGATCAACGGTTTGACCATTACCCGGTTCAAAGTCCCGCCGATCATCACGACGCTGGCTATGATGACCGCCGCCCGTGGTATCGCGCTGGTTTACACCAATGGCTATCCCATCTCCAACCTTCCCGAATCCTTTGTCTTTTTGGGAAGAGGGTATCTGGGCCCGATCCCGGTGCCGGCCATTGTGATGATCGTGGTGTATGTCTTGGGATATATTCTGCTGACCCAGATGAAGATCGGGCGGTATATCTATGGTTTGGGCGGCAATGAAGAAGCGGTACATCTTTCGGGGATCAACGTCAACCGGACCAAGATTCTGGTCTATATGTTGTGCGGCTTGGCCTCGGCCATCAGCGGCTTGATCCTGGCTTCGCGCCTTAATTCCGGCCAGCCGTTGGCCGGTACCGGTTTTGAAATGGACGCCATCGCCGCGGTGGTGTTGGGCGGGGCGAGCATCAGCGGCGGCGAGGGCACCATCGCCGGAACCCTGATCGGCGCCCTGATTATCAACGTCTTGAATAATGGACTGAATCTGATGAACGTCAACCCCTATAGCCAAATGATTGTCAAAGGCCTGGTTCTGGCCGCGGCTGTGGCAATCCGCACCCGAAAAGGAAAGGCCAAATAA
- a CDS encoding class II fructose-bisphosphate aldolase: MLVTLAEVLKDAHAKRYAVGAYNALSLEMIRGIIAAAEAERAPVILEHAEVHFQFTPLEAIAPIMIHEARRAKVPVVVHLDHGQHVPVIRQAIELGFSSVMFDGSTLPFAENVQTTRAVVEFAKERGVSVEAELGHVPTSRVSGEGAAHGADDTIYTDPDQAVEYAAATGVDALAVAFGTIHGKYLAAPRLDFERLRLIKERTAMPLVMHGGSGLTEADYRQAIAAGVNKINYYSYLAKDVAEKLASFLSGGEHFYHELIPVTIDAVREHVAGTMRLFGTAGKA, translated from the coding sequence ATGTTAGTCACACTTGCGGAAGTCCTGAAGGACGCCCATGCCAAGCGGTATGCGGTGGGAGCTTACAATGCCCTGAGTTTGGAGATGATCCGGGGGATCATCGCGGCGGCCGAGGCCGAACGGGCGCCGGTCATCCTGGAACATGCCGAGGTTCATTTTCAATTCACTCCGCTGGAGGCGATTGCGCCGATCATGATCCACGAGGCCCGGCGGGCCAAGGTCCCGGTGGTCGTCCATCTGGATCACGGCCAGCATGTGCCGGTGATCCGGCAGGCGATCGAGCTGGGGTTCTCCTCGGTGATGTTTGACGGTTCGACGTTGCCGTTTGCCGAAAATGTCCAGACCACCCGCGCCGTGGTGGAGTTCGCCAAGGAGCGGGGCGTTTCGGTGGAAGCTGAATTGGGACACGTCCCCACCTCCAGGGTGAGCGGCGAAGGAGCGGCTCACGGAGCGGACGATACCATCTATACGGACCCGGATCAAGCGGTGGAGTATGCCGCCGCCACCGGCGTCGACGCCCTGGCGGTGGCCTTCGGCACAATTCATGGCAAATACCTGGCAGCACCCAGACTGGATTTTGAGCGGCTGCGGCTGATCAAGGAACGGACCGCCATGCCTTTGGTGATGCACGGCGGATCGGGGTTGACCGAAGCGGATTACCGTCAAGCCATCGCCGCCGGCGTGAATAAGATCAATTACTACTCTTACCTAGCCAAGGATGTGGCGGAAAAATTGGCTTCGTTCCTGAGCGGCGGGGAACATTTTTACCATGAACTCATCCCGGTGACCATCGACGCGGTTCGGGAGCACGTCGCGGGGACGATGCGCCTGTTTGGCACCGCGGGCAAGGCTTGA
- a CDS encoding ABC transporter substrate-binding protein translates to MRKRSVVLLLVFALVLASVSTVSFAAKQRVFGVTFMTMNNPFFVAMEKNIRAELKKMDPNAKLIVGDSQFNLSKQISDVEDMIQQKIDILLLNAVDSKAIAPAVVAANKAKIPVITLDVNAEGGKVTSFIATDNYLAGKLDGEYLVKRLKGKGNIVIINGTPITSVMQRVQGFKDVIKKYPGIKVVAEQNGETNETKSMEVMENILQAHQKIDAVFGINDPTALGALAAVETAGRQNEMFILGVDGSPNAVEAILKGKALAATASQFPAEIGRQGVQVAFKVLKGQKVPAEIKVKSELITKENAKGFSW, encoded by the coding sequence ATGAGAAAGAGATCAGTTGTGTTGTTGCTCGTATTTGCGCTCGTCCTGGCGTCGGTTTCCACGGTGAGCTTCGCCGCCAAACAGCGGGTCTTCGGTGTTACCTTCATGACCATGAACAATCCGTTCTTTGTAGCGATGGAAAAGAATATTCGGGCTGAATTGAAAAAGATGGATCCCAACGCCAAACTGATCGTTGGCGATTCCCAGTTCAACCTCTCCAAACAGATTTCTGACGTTGAAGACATGATCCAGCAGAAGATCGATATCTTGTTATTGAACGCCGTCGATTCCAAAGCGATCGCTCCGGCAGTCGTCGCTGCCAACAAAGCCAAGATTCCCGTGATCACGCTGGACGTCAACGCCGAAGGCGGCAAAGTCACCAGCTTCATCGCCACCGACAATTACCTGGCGGGCAAGCTCGACGGCGAGTACCTGGTAAAACGGTTGAAAGGCAAAGGAAACATCGTTATCATCAACGGCACCCCGATCACCTCGGTAATGCAGCGGGTCCAAGGCTTTAAAGATGTAATCAAGAAGTATCCGGGCATCAAAGTCGTGGCCGAGCAGAACGGCGAAACCAATGAGACCAAATCCATGGAAGTCATGGAGAATATCCTTCAGGCGCACCAGAAGATCGACGCGGTGTTCGGCATCAATGACCCGACCGCGCTCGGCGCTTTGGCCGCGGTAGAGACCGCCGGGAGACAAAACGAGATGTTCATCCTCGGCGTGGACGGCTCCCCCAACGCTGTCGAAGCCATTTTGAAAGGAAAAGCTCTGGCCGCGACCGCCTCGCAATTCCCCGCCGAGATTGGCCGCCAGGGCGTGCAGGTCGCCTTCAAAGTGTTGAAGGGTCAGAAAGTGCCGGCTGAGATTAAAGTGAAATCGGAATTGATCACCAAAGAGAATGCCAAAGGATTCAGCTGGTAA
- a CDS encoding OsmC family protein, translated as MVKATPVGEPYSCLITDATHQLIADTTSDKGGNDNGFRPHELLEAALASCLTISLRMYLENQGIKIDSCSVTVELDRSNPDKTVFRKKVELNGAISESDRKRIEAVLASCPVQKTLSKELAFVLE; from the coding sequence ATGGTAAAAGCTACACCCGTCGGGGAACCATACAGCTGTCTGATAACAGATGCCACTCATCAATTAATTGCCGATACCACCAGCGATAAAGGCGGCAATGACAATGGATTTCGGCCGCATGAGCTATTGGAAGCGGCCTTGGCAAGTTGTTTGACAATTTCACTTCGAATGTACTTGGAAAACCAGGGAATTAAAATCGATTCTTGCTCGGTTACCGTAGAATTGGATCGTTCAAACCCGGATAAAACCGTATTTCGGAAAAAGGTAGAATTAAATGGCGCTATTTCCGAATCAGATCGCAAAAGGATTGAGGCGGTACTGGCTTCTTGCCCAGTGCAAAAAACCCTCAGTAAAGAATTGGCATTTGTATTGGAGTGA
- a CDS encoding sensor histidine kinase encodes MKFRSKVMLLGVTIVLLPMLVSTFAATRLVFSQNEKDAHERIRESTARIIRELQSIEAQYAERGRKYAKTDNLVMYTNVLFRYHKYLTPEGYATVQNSLSVDLTKLKIGLNVDNIEVRDAYNKLLARDASSGAAVPADAAASPVRAPRRDGTRYLLQGGRFILQSTSTIQKRDRLLGYLILTKYLDANFLKEVSGVNGTEVAFFRNNRFLDGTIARFPVTEMAHSDLAHPIQIKIQKTPYSFIFSPIYAEGNDQYYVAVGVSYLKTLQKINETARILIGVAVGAMLIALVLIYFWSGRTVGPLLRLVNAVQAIGRGDLGQKITVESSDEIGLLASEFNQMTTSLQESRSQLEDANRNLFEMKEYISNIVDSMTMSLVVVDSGFRITVVNLEFEKWLGESRERLVGRSLEDLLELGDGALLHKHLLRVIETHETQILTKVHCKIGTRKIVANIRFSPLEDVEQSSAGVVMIIEDITSRVNLEEKLAISQRLASIGNLDAGLAHEVNNPLGIILNYIEVCRMDTQDEKLDSYLKKIGSETERIAGIIQRLLEFSRQSETRFKPVNLPEIIEETVDLVEFKLRKENIVLERDYGLDEAWVMADKSRLKQVFLNIILNAVQSMPGGGRLAVRLAESGDGQGFDLAFCDSGRGIPKEHLSRIFDPFFTTKEVGEGTGLGLSVSYGIIQEHFGTIDVKSTEGKGSTFTVRLKKIASEERSSALS; translated from the coding sequence ATGAAATTTCGGTCCAAAGTGATGCTGTTGGGCGTGACCATTGTACTTTTGCCGATGCTGGTCTCCACTTTCGCAGCCACCCGGCTGGTTTTTTCCCAAAATGAAAAGGATGCCCACGAACGGATCCGGGAGTCGACCGCCCGAATCATCCGGGAACTCCAATCCATCGAGGCCCAGTATGCGGAACGCGGCCGGAAATACGCCAAGACCGACAATCTGGTGATGTACACTAACGTCCTGTTCCGCTATCACAAGTATCTGACGCCGGAAGGGTATGCCACGGTCCAAAACTCGTTGTCCGTGGATCTGACGAAGTTGAAGATCGGCCTGAACGTGGACAACATCGAAGTGCGGGATGCCTATAATAAACTATTGGCCAGGGACGCCTCGTCCGGGGCCGCCGTGCCGGCGGATGCGGCCGCGAGTCCCGTCCGCGCGCCGCGGCGGGACGGAACCCGTTATTTGTTGCAGGGTGGCCGGTTCATCCTCCAATCCACCTCCACCATCCAAAAACGCGACCGGCTCTTGGGATACCTGATCCTGACCAAGTATCTGGACGCCAATTTCTTGAAAGAGGTTTCCGGAGTGAATGGAACCGAGGTGGCTTTTTTCCGGAACAACCGTTTCTTGGACGGGACCATTGCCAGATTTCCAGTGACGGAGATGGCCCATTCGGATCTGGCGCACCCGATTCAGATCAAGATTCAGAAGACCCCCTACAGTTTCATATTCTCGCCCATCTACGCCGAGGGCAACGACCAGTACTACGTGGCGGTGGGGGTCTCCTACCTGAAAACGCTCCAGAAGATCAACGAGACCGCCAGGATCCTGATCGGAGTGGCGGTGGGAGCGATGCTGATCGCGCTCGTCCTCATCTATTTCTGGTCCGGCCGGACGGTCGGACCGCTCCTGCGGCTGGTCAACGCGGTCCAAGCCATCGGCCGGGGCGATCTGGGCCAGAAGATCACCGTCGAAAGCTCGGACGAGATCGGGCTCCTGGCTTCGGAGTTCAACCAGATGACCACCTCGCTCCAGGAGAGCCGGAGCCAACTGGAGGACGCCAACCGGAATCTCTTCGAGATGAAAGAGTATATTTCCAATATTGTCGATAGCATGACCATGAGCCTGGTGGTGGTCGACAGCGGTTTCCGGATTACCGTGGTCAATTTGGAATTTGAGAAATGGCTCGGCGAGTCCCGCGAGCGGCTGGTGGGCAGGAGCCTGGAAGATCTCCTGGAATTGGGGGACGGCGCGTTGCTCCACAAGCATTTGCTGCGGGTCATCGAGACGCACGAGACCCAGATCCTGACCAAAGTCCATTGCAAGATCGGGACGCGGAAGATCGTCGCCAACATCCGCTTCTCGCCGCTGGAGGATGTGGAGCAGTCCTCGGCCGGCGTGGTGATGATCATCGAGGATATTACTTCCCGGGTGAATCTCGAGGAAAAGCTGGCCATCTCCCAGCGGCTCGCCTCCATCGGCAACCTGGACGCCGGACTGGCCCATGAGGTCAATAATCCGCTCGGGATCATCCTGAATTATATCGAAGTCTGCCGCATGGATACTCAGGATGAGAAGCTCGATTCCTACCTGAAGAAGATCGGGTCGGAGACCGAACGGATCGCCGGAATCATCCAGCGCCTGCTGGAGTTCTCCCGCCAGTCCGAGACCCGCTTCAAGCCGGTCAATCTCCCGGAGATTATCGAGGAGACCGTGGATCTGGTGGAGTTCAAGCTGCGCAAGGAGAATATCGTTTTGGAACGGGATTACGGCTTGGATGAGGCCTGGGTGATGGCTGACAAAAGCCGCCTGAAACAGGTCTTCCTGAATATCATCCTGAATGCGGTCCAGTCCATGCCGGGCGGCGGCCGGTTGGCGGTGCGGCTGGCCGAGAGCGGGGACGGGCAAGGCTTTGATCTGGCCTTCTGTGACTCGGGACGGGGCATCCCCAAAGAGCATCTCAGCCGGATCTTCGATCCGTTCTTCACCACCAAGGAGGTCGGCGAAGGGACCGGCTTGGGATTGTCCGTCAGCTACGGAATCATTCAGGAACATTTCGGAACCATTGATGTGAAAAGCACGGAAGGAAAGGGTTCGACCTTCACCGTCCGTCTGAAGAAGATCGCCAGTGAGGAAAGGAGTAGTGCGCTTTCATGA